Proteins co-encoded in one Xanthomonas campestris pv. badrii genomic window:
- a CDS encoding Lrp/AsnC family transcriptional regulator yields MKVTPSDERLLSLLREDARASTAQIARRLGLSRTTVQSRIEKLERDGVISGYTVRTHDAYDQGRIRAHILITVLPKKMPAVVKALRDIPEVRLLHSVSGAYDLIALGVVGGVNEMDVLTDAIGAIDGVERTTSSIILSTKFER; encoded by the coding sequence GTGAAAGTCACCCCTTCCGACGAGCGCCTGTTGTCGCTGCTGCGCGAGGACGCCCGCGCCTCCACCGCACAGATCGCGCGCCGGCTCGGCCTCTCACGCACCACCGTGCAGAGCCGCATCGAAAAACTCGAGCGCGACGGCGTGATCAGCGGCTACACCGTGCGCACCCACGACGCCTACGACCAGGGCCGCATCCGCGCGCATATCCTGATCACCGTCCTGCCGAAGAAGATGCCGGCGGTGGTCAAGGCGCTGCGCGACATTCCCGAGGTACGCCTGCTGCATTCGGTCAGCGGCGCCTACGACCTGATCGCCCTGGGCGTGGTGGGCGGCGTCAACGAGATGGACGTGCTCACCGACGCCATCGGCGCCATCGACGGCGTGGAGCGCACGACCAGTTCGATCATTTTGTCCACCAAGTTCGAGCGGTGA
- a CDS encoding phage integrase N-terminal SAM-like domain-containing protein, which translates to MASGKRHPTQMGQAEVEAFLTRLATDAQVTAGTQTQAFGGAVSLPQRVAYRSASRMRRNP; encoded by the coding sequence TTGGCCAGCGGCAAGCGCCATCCGACGCAGATGGGCCAAGCGGAGGTCGAGGCGTTCCTCACCCGCTTGGCGACCGATGCGCAGGTGACTGCGGGCACACAGACCCAGGCGTTTGGCGGCGCTGTTTCTCTACCGCAACGTGTTGCGTATCGATCGGCATCACGTATGCGACGAAATCCATAA
- the yajC gene encoding preprotein translocase subunit YajC, with the protein MNLLDFLIPAAQAQAAGGAAAPGSVGGLSTFALPIILIAVMYFLMIRPQMKRQKEHKALLDKLARGDEVITSGGVAGVITDIGDNFITVEVADNVRIRVQRSAVGHVLPKGTLKSAS; encoded by the coding sequence ATGAATTTGCTCGATTTCCTGATCCCCGCTGCCCAGGCACAGGCTGCCGGCGGCGCAGCGGCACCCGGCTCGGTGGGCGGCCTGTCCACCTTCGCGCTGCCCATCATCCTGATTGCGGTCATGTACTTCCTGATGATCCGCCCGCAGATGAAGCGTCAGAAGGAGCACAAGGCACTGCTTGACAAGCTGGCCCGTGGCGATGAAGTCATCACCTCTGGCGGCGTGGCGGGCGTGATCACCGATATCGGCGACAACTTCATCACCGTGGAAGTGGCCGACAACGTCCGTATCCGCGTGCAGCGCAGCGCCGTGGGTCATGTGCTGCCCAAGGGCACGCTGAAGTCGGCCAGCTGA
- a CDS encoding aminotransferase class III-fold pyridoxal phosphate-dependent enzyme, translating into MSVLAPLAPLRAHAGRRLTDGLDDAAITRLAGSHPELAQAIAAAAAEYAQVRDEAGDLLDLDEQAQIAAVQDGFINFYADDAVTPYVALAARGPWVVTLKGAVLYDAGGYGMLGFGHTPAPVLEAMARPQVMANVMTPSLAQRRLDRALRAEIGHTRGGCPFARFMCLNSGSEAVGLAARIVDTNAKLHTDPGARHAGASIKRLVVKGSFHGRTDRPGLYSDSSRKTYTKYLASYRDEDSVIAIAPYDVAALQRAFDEAARNHWFIEAVFLEPVMGEGDPGRALPAEFYAAARALTRTHGSLLLVDSIQAGLRAHGVLSVVDYPGFEQLDPPDLETYSKALNAAQYPLSVLAVTEHAAQVYRKGTYGNTMTTNPRALDVACATLALFTPEVRNNIRVRGAQAIAKLEALRAELGGPITKVQGTGLLFSCELAPQFKCYGAGSTEEWLRKRGVNVIHGGENSLRFTPHFAMDEDELDLLVGLIARALKEGPRQAQAEAA; encoded by the coding sequence ATGTCTGTCCTTGCCCCGCTCGCCCCGCTGCGTGCCCATGCCGGCCGCCGCCTGACCGATGGCCTGGACGATGCCGCCATCACGCGCCTGGCCGGCAGCCACCCGGAGCTGGCACAGGCCATCGCCGCTGCCGCTGCCGAGTACGCCCAGGTGCGTGACGAGGCTGGCGACCTGCTCGACCTGGACGAACAGGCGCAGATCGCTGCCGTGCAGGACGGTTTCATCAACTTCTACGCCGACGATGCGGTCACGCCCTACGTGGCACTGGCCGCGCGCGGGCCGTGGGTGGTCACGCTCAAGGGCGCGGTGCTGTACGACGCCGGCGGCTACGGCATGCTGGGCTTCGGCCACACGCCGGCGCCGGTGCTGGAGGCCATGGCGCGCCCGCAGGTGATGGCCAATGTGATGACGCCCAGCCTGGCGCAGCGACGGCTCGACCGCGCCCTGCGCGCCGAGATCGGCCATACCCGTGGCGGCTGCCCGTTCGCACGCTTCATGTGCCTCAACTCCGGGTCCGAGGCCGTGGGCCTGGCCGCGCGTATCGTCGATACCAACGCCAAGCTGCATACCGACCCGGGTGCACGCCATGCCGGCGCCAGCATCAAGCGGCTGGTGGTCAAGGGCAGCTTCCACGGCCGTACCGACCGCCCCGGGCTGTATTCCGATTCCAGCCGCAAGACCTACACCAAGTACCTGGCCAGCTATCGCGACGAGGATTCGGTCATTGCGATTGCCCCGTACGATGTGGCCGCCCTGCAGCGCGCCTTCGACGAGGCCGCACGCAATCACTGGTTCATCGAGGCGGTCTTCCTGGAGCCGGTGATGGGCGAAGGCGACCCTGGCCGTGCACTGCCGGCCGAGTTCTATGCCGCCGCGCGGGCGCTGACCCGCACCCATGGCAGCCTGTTGCTGGTGGACTCCATCCAGGCCGGGTTGCGCGCGCATGGCGTGCTGTCGGTCGTGGACTACCCCGGCTTCGAACAGCTGGACCCACCGGACCTGGAGACCTATTCCAAGGCGCTCAACGCGGCGCAATATCCGCTGTCGGTACTGGCCGTCACCGAGCATGCCGCGCAGGTGTACCGCAAGGGCACCTACGGCAACACCATGACCACCAACCCGCGCGCGCTCGATGTGGCCTGCGCCACCCTGGCGTTGTTCACCCCGGAGGTGCGCAACAACATCCGCGTGCGCGGCGCGCAGGCGATCGCCAAGCTGGAAGCGCTGCGCGCGGAACTGGGCGGGCCGATCACCAAGGTGCAGGGCACCGGCTTGCTGTTCTCCTGCGAGCTGGCCCCGCAGTTCAAATGCTACGGCGCCGGCTCCACCGAGGAGTGGCTGCGCAAGCGTGGCGTCAATGTGATCCACGGCGGCGAAAATTCGCTGCGCTTCACCCCGCACTTTGCGATGGACGAAGACGAGCTGGACCTGCTGGTCGGCCTGATCGCACGCGCTCTGAAGGAAGGCCCGCGCCAGGCACAGGCCGAGGCGGCCTGA
- the secF gene encoding protein translocase subunit SecF — protein MKIFPLHLIPNDTKIDFMRLRKPVLVLMLVIAVASIGVIVGRGFNYALEFTGGTLVQTSFQKTVDVDKVREQLAKAGFENAQVQNARGGNEVMIRLQPHGQHNNRDDAARTVAEDVRKAVTSDENPATVQPGEFVGPQVGKDLALNGVYATVFMLVGFLIYIAFRFEWKFAVVASLTALFDLLVTVAYVSLTGREFDLTVLAGLLSVMGFAINDIIVVFDRVRENFRALRVEPLEVLNRSINQTLSRTVITAVMFFLSAMALYIYGGESMEGLAETHMIGAVIVVISSVIVAVPMLSIGPFAVTKQDLLPKAKDVEALARRP, from the coding sequence ATGAAAATTTTTCCGCTTCACCTGATTCCCAACGACACCAAGATCGATTTCATGCGCCTGCGCAAGCCGGTGCTGGTGTTGATGCTGGTGATCGCTGTCGCCTCGATCGGCGTCATCGTCGGCAGAGGTTTCAATTACGCGCTGGAGTTCACCGGCGGTACGCTGGTGCAGACCTCGTTCCAGAAGACCGTGGACGTGGACAAGGTGCGTGAGCAGCTGGCCAAGGCCGGGTTTGAAAACGCCCAGGTCCAGAACGCACGTGGCGGCAACGAAGTCATGATCCGCCTGCAGCCGCACGGCCAGCACAACAACCGCGACGACGCCGCGCGCACCGTGGCCGAGGATGTGCGCAAGGCGGTGACCAGCGACGAGAATCCGGCTACTGTGCAGCCTGGCGAATTCGTCGGCCCGCAGGTGGGCAAGGACCTGGCCCTGAACGGCGTCTACGCCACGGTATTCATGCTGGTGGGCTTTTTGATCTACATCGCCTTCCGCTTCGAATGGAAGTTCGCGGTGGTTGCCAGCCTGACCGCGCTGTTCGACCTGCTGGTGACGGTGGCCTACGTGTCGCTGACCGGCCGCGAGTTCGACCTGACCGTGCTGGCGGGCCTGCTGTCGGTAATGGGCTTTGCGATCAACGACATCATCGTGGTGTTCGACCGTGTGCGCGAAAACTTCCGCGCGCTGCGCGTGGAGCCGCTGGAGGTGCTCAACCGTTCGATCAACCAGACGCTGTCGCGCACGGTGATCACCGCGGTGATGTTCTTCCTGTCGGCGATGGCGTTGTACATCTACGGCGGCGAGTCGATGGAAGGCCTGGCCGAGACCCACATGATCGGAGCGGTGATCGTGGTGATCTCCTCGGTGATCGTTGCCGTGCCGATGCTGAGCATCGGGCCGTTTGCGGTAACCAAGCAGGATCTGCTGCCCAAGGCCAAGGACGTGGAGGCGCTGGCGCGTCGTCCTTGA
- the secD gene encoding protein translocase subunit SecD, with protein sequence MLEFPRWKYFLILLVLAVSALYALPNVYQKDPSVQITASRGAQLDDALRSRIDGELKSAGITPKAITKEGDSLMVRLPSLQAQTRANDVLRQQLGENYTVALNLASTVPDWLAKLGGRPMVLGLDLVGGVHFAMQVDQKAALEKRLDGFAEDIRTTLRDARIAYRSVERRGDNSIQVSLGEGADADAARVALAKAQPTLTYDVSGQNIAVKVPEAELKQIASGAIEQNLTTLRNRVNALGVAEPTIQRQGEDRIVVELPGVQDTAEAKRLIGATASLEFRAVVEGNAEDAVRSGTIPPEAKVYRVRDTGAPVLLNKRALVTGDQMVSASVSTDQNGMPAVAVTLNNVAGQRMFDYTSANVGKLMSVVYIERIPTVTMVDGKEVRSVRVKEEALSPTRIAGVFGKNFQTTGLEKTEAENLAKLLKSGSLAAPMDFVEEYVIGPSLGAENVQRGVTAVIYSFLFTLVFFTIYYRVFGAITSVALLFNLLIVVAVMSLFGATMTLPGFAGLALSVGLSVDANVLINERIREELRLGVPAKSAIAAGYEKAGGTILDANLTGLIVAVALYAFGTGPLRGFALTMMIGIFASMFTAITVSRALAVLIYGSRKKLKTVAI encoded by the coding sequence ATGCTCGAATTTCCTCGCTGGAAGTACTTCCTGATCCTGCTGGTACTGGCCGTCAGCGCGCTGTATGCGCTGCCCAACGTCTACCAGAAGGACCCGTCCGTGCAGATCACCGCCAGCCGCGGTGCGCAGCTCGACGACGCATTGCGCAGCCGCATCGACGGCGAGCTCAAGAGCGCCGGCATCACGCCCAAGGCGATCACCAAGGAGGGCGACAGCCTGATGGTGCGCTTGCCCTCGCTGCAGGCGCAGACCCGCGCCAACGACGTGCTGCGTCAGCAGCTGGGCGAGAACTACACGGTGGCGCTGAACCTGGCCTCCACCGTGCCGGACTGGCTGGCCAAGCTGGGCGGCCGGCCGATGGTGCTGGGTCTGGACCTGGTCGGCGGCGTGCACTTCGCCATGCAGGTCGATCAGAAGGCCGCGCTGGAAAAGCGGCTGGACGGCTTTGCCGAAGATATCCGCACCACCTTGCGCGACGCCCGCATCGCCTACCGTTCGGTGGAGCGCCGCGGCGACAACAGCATCCAGGTCAGCCTGGGCGAGGGCGCCGATGCCGATGCCGCGCGTGTGGCGCTGGCCAAGGCGCAGCCGACCCTGACCTACGACGTCAGCGGCCAGAACATCGCGGTCAAGGTGCCCGAGGCCGAGCTCAAGCAGATCGCCAGTGGCGCGATCGAGCAGAACCTCACCACCTTGCGCAATCGCGTCAATGCACTGGGCGTGGCCGAGCCGACCATCCAGCGCCAGGGCGAGGACCGCATCGTGGTCGAACTGCCGGGCGTGCAGGACACCGCCGAAGCCAAGCGCCTGATCGGTGCCACCGCCTCGCTGGAATTCCGCGCCGTGGTCGAAGGCAACGCTGAAGATGCCGTGCGCAGCGGCACCATTCCGCCGGAGGCCAAGGTCTACCGCGTGCGCGATACCGGCGCGCCGGTGCTGCTCAACAAGCGCGCACTGGTGACCGGCGACCAGATGGTCAGCGCGTCGGTCAGCACCGACCAGAACGGCATGCCCGCGGTTGCGGTGACGCTCAATAACGTCGCCGGCCAGCGCATGTTCGACTACACCAGCGCCAATGTCGGCAAGCTGATGTCGGTGGTCTATATCGAGCGCATTCCCACCGTGACCATGGTCGACGGCAAGGAAGTGCGCAGCGTGCGGGTCAAGGAAGAAGCCCTGTCGCCGACCCGCATCGCCGGCGTGTTCGGCAAGAATTTCCAGACCACCGGCCTGGAGAAGACCGAGGCCGAGAACCTGGCCAAGCTGCTGAAGTCCGGCTCGCTGGCCGCGCCGATGGACTTCGTCGAGGAATACGTGATCGGCCCGAGCCTGGGCGCGGAGAACGTGCAGCGCGGTGTGACCGCGGTGATCTACTCGTTCCTGTTCACGCTGGTGTTCTTCACCATCTACTACCGCGTGTTCGGTGCGATCACCTCGGTGGCGCTGCTGTTCAACCTGCTGATCGTGGTGGCAGTGATGTCGCTGTTCGGCGCCACCATGACGCTGCCGGGCTTTGCCGGCCTTGCCCTGTCGGTGGGTCTGTCGGTGGACGCCAACGTGCTGATCAACGAGCGTATCCGCGAAGAGCTGCGGCTGGGCGTGCCGGCCAAGTCGGCGATCGCGGCCGGTTACGAAAAGGCCGGCGGCACCATCCTCGATGCCAACCTCACCGGCCTGATCGTGGCAGTGGCCTTGTATGCCTTCGGCACCGGCCCGCTGCGCGGCTTTGCGCTGACCATGATGATCGGTATTTTCGCCTCGATGTTCACCGCGATCACCGTGTCGCGTGCGCTGGCGGTGCTGATCTACGGCAGCCGCAAGAAGCTGAAGACCGTCGCCATCTGA
- a CDS encoding purple acid phosphatase family protein — MTAVRTALYAALCACALAAAPALAAERTAEPNTQVPAGSTHYVADGFPDRIVATPAQDAATGFAVAWRTDTSVDQPWLELVIAGDSPDVGTPRRIRASTATLSSENGSSHHHRADIDGLQPDTVYAYRVQGHDTWGAWNHFRTAATAQAPLTLLYFGDTQNKNLSLVSRVIRQAWRSAPDARLALFAGDLVSGKDGQDDNEWAEWFEAGRWLLEGTAVAPAPGNHEYHEEGEDTPQATRTLGSHWPVTFALPRNGPSATARTSYWFDYQGVRIAVLDGTSALDLGTGPAQAQWLDKVLADNPHPWSIVLIHQPFFSPRADRENEKLVEQVLPVIRRHKVDLVLQGHDHTYGRRGDQAGQATPVFVVSVAGPKQYRLSDMARETMRPVGEDTQLYQVLRIDDQHLGYESRTATGRLYDAFELRRDATGTKRLIEHEQGRIAPRDCPRNATLKGRADRCWE, encoded by the coding sequence GTGACCGCCGTCCGCACCGCGCTGTACGCGGCACTCTGCGCATGTGCACTGGCCGCTGCCCCGGCACTGGCCGCCGAGCGCACCGCCGAACCCAATACCCAGGTGCCGGCCGGTTCCACCCACTATGTGGCCGATGGCTTCCCGGACCGGATCGTCGCCACGCCCGCACAGGACGCGGCCACCGGTTTTGCGGTGGCCTGGCGCACCGATACCAGCGTCGATCAGCCGTGGCTGGAGCTGGTGATCGCCGGCGATTCGCCCGATGTTGGTACGCCGCGGCGCATCCGCGCCAGCACCGCCACGCTGAGCAGCGAAAACGGCAGCTCGCATCACCATCGTGCCGATATCGACGGCTTGCAGCCCGACACCGTGTACGCCTACCGCGTGCAGGGGCACGACACCTGGGGCGCATGGAATCACTTTCGCACCGCCGCCACGGCGCAGGCACCGCTGACGCTGCTGTATTTCGGCGACACCCAGAACAAGAATCTGAGCCTGGTCTCGCGGGTGATCCGCCAGGCCTGGCGCTCGGCGCCGGATGCGCGTCTTGCGCTGTTTGCGGGCGATCTGGTCAGCGGCAAGGACGGCCAGGACGACAACGAATGGGCGGAGTGGTTCGAAGCCGGGCGCTGGCTGCTGGAAGGCACCGCAGTGGCGCCGGCACCGGGCAATCACGAGTATCACGAAGAAGGCGAAGACACCCCGCAGGCCACCCGCACGCTGGGCAGCCATTGGCCGGTGACGTTCGCACTGCCACGCAACGGGCCGTCGGCCACCGCGCGCACCAGTTATTGGTTCGACTACCAGGGCGTGCGCATCGCCGTGCTGGACGGCACCTCGGCGCTGGACCTGGGCACCGGCCCGGCGCAGGCGCAATGGCTGGACAAGGTGCTGGCCGACAATCCGCACCCGTGGTCGATCGTGCTGATCCACCAGCCATTCTTTTCGCCGCGCGCCGACCGCGAGAACGAAAAGCTGGTGGAGCAGGTGTTGCCGGTGATCCGTCGCCATAAGGTGGATCTGGTGCTGCAAGGGCACGACCACACCTATGGTCGGCGCGGCGACCAGGCCGGGCAGGCCACGCCGGTGTTCGTGGTGTCGGTCGCCGGGCCCAAGCAATACCGGCTCTCGGACATGGCCCGCGAGACCATGCGCCCGGTGGGCGAAGACACCCAGCTGTATCAGGTATTGCGCATCGACGACCAGCACCTGGGCTACGAATCGCGTACCGCCACCGGCCGCCTGTACGACGCCTTCGAACTGCGGCGCGATGCCACTGGCACCAAGCGACTGATCGAACACGAACAGGGGCGCATCGCGCCGCGCGATTGTCCGCGCAATGCCACGCTCAAGGGGCGTGCGGATCGCTGTTGGGAGTGA
- a CDS encoding glycosyltransferase family 32 protein gives MIPHVFHLTAPTKQLLWEERRVCARLQRLLPDWTCYVWDDADNSELMRRAFPELAQRYEQIRFGVMKADIARCAYMHAHGGFYFDTDYKLLRALGNDLLMQHCVLPVEEGAPGTEEFKIGNAVFGSEAGHPFWRAFIEHIFALHAPETLEDHRQIPMISGPRGLTRFYNAHQQQFAGIAFPPRDAFHPDRTWLGLGHRGGALAVGSHLCWASWRGKSPRRAMTNYLRRKLSAVPI, from the coding sequence ATGATTCCCCATGTGTTTCATCTGACCGCACCCACCAAACAGCTGTTGTGGGAAGAGCGCAGGGTGTGTGCCCGACTGCAACGTCTGCTGCCCGACTGGACCTGTTACGTCTGGGACGATGCCGATAATTCCGAATTGATGCGCCGTGCGTTTCCAGAGCTTGCGCAGCGCTACGAGCAGATCCGCTTCGGCGTCATGAAGGCCGACATCGCGCGTTGCGCCTACATGCACGCGCATGGCGGCTTTTACTTCGATACCGACTACAAGCTGCTGCGCGCGCTGGGCAACGATCTGCTGATGCAGCACTGCGTCTTGCCGGTGGAAGAGGGCGCGCCAGGCACCGAGGAGTTCAAGATCGGCAATGCCGTGTTCGGTTCCGAGGCCGGCCACCCGTTCTGGCGTGCCTTCATCGAGCATATCTTCGCGCTGCATGCGCCCGAGACGCTGGAAGACCACCGGCAGATCCCGATGATCTCCGGCCCGCGCGGGCTGACGCGTTTCTACAACGCGCACCAGCAGCAGTTTGCCGGCATTGCCTTTCCACCGCGCGATGCGTTTCATCCGGACCGCACCTGGCTTGGACTGGGCCATCGCGGCGGTGCGCTCGCGGTGGGCTCGCACCTGTGCTGGGCGTCCTGGCGCGGCAAGTCGCCGCGTCGTGCGATGACCAACTACCTGCGGCGCAAGTTGAGCGCTGTACCGATCTGA
- the queA gene encoding tRNA preQ1(34) S-adenosylmethionine ribosyltransferase-isomerase QueA: MKKSDFHYNLPDELIAQAPLAERAASRLLVVPPEPAAFSDRQVRDLPELLQPGDLLIFNDTRVIPARLFGQKASGGRVEILIERLLGEREARVQIGASKSPKAGSLIALDAGGQAEVLGRDGEFYLLRFDIPAPLQQWLPEAGRLPLPPYIRREPGVEDRERYQTVFAREVGAVAAPTAGLHFDQALLARLRERGVEFGHVTLHVGAGTFQPVRVDRLDQHVMHTEWLNVGAALVEQVRRTRARGGRVIAVGTTVVRSLESAWRTTDAAPEGELQPFAGETQIFILPGYRIRSVDAMVTNFHLPESTLLMMVSAFAGRERIFAAYAHAIAQRYRFFSYGDAMLLWGRESGIGNGES, encoded by the coding sequence TTGAAGAAGTCCGATTTCCATTACAACCTGCCCGACGAACTGATCGCCCAGGCGCCGCTGGCCGAGCGGGCGGCCAGCCGGCTGCTGGTGGTGCCGCCGGAGCCGGCGGCCTTCAGCGACCGCCAGGTGCGCGATCTGCCGGAGCTGCTGCAGCCCGGTGACCTGCTGATCTTCAACGACACCCGGGTCATTCCGGCGCGGTTGTTCGGACAGAAGGCCAGTGGCGGGCGGGTGGAAATCCTGATCGAGCGGCTGCTGGGCGAACGCGAGGCGCGGGTGCAGATCGGCGCCAGCAAGTCGCCCAAGGCCGGCAGCCTGATCGCGCTGGATGCCGGCGGCCAGGCCGAGGTGCTAGGCCGCGATGGCGAGTTCTACCTGCTGCGGTTCGACATTCCGGCGCCGTTGCAGCAGTGGTTGCCCGAGGCCGGTCGCCTGCCGCTGCCGCCGTATATCCGCCGCGAGCCGGGGGTGGAGGATCGCGAGCGCTACCAGACCGTGTTCGCCCGTGAAGTCGGCGCGGTCGCCGCGCCCACCGCCGGCCTGCATTTCGACCAGGCCCTGCTGGCGCGCCTGCGCGAGCGCGGGGTGGAGTTCGGGCACGTTACCCTGCATGTGGGCGCCGGCACCTTCCAGCCGGTGCGCGTGGACAGGCTGGACCAGCACGTGATGCACACCGAATGGCTCAACGTGGGCGCGGCACTGGTGGAGCAGGTGCGCCGCACCCGTGCGCGCGGCGGCCGCGTGATCGCGGTGGGCACCACGGTCGTACGCTCGCTGGAAAGCGCCTGGCGCACCACCGACGCCGCGCCCGAGGGCGAACTGCAGCCGTTCGCCGGCGAAACCCAGATCTTCATCCTGCCCGGCTACCGCATCCGCAGCGTCGACGCGATGGTCACCAACTTCCACCTGCCCGAAAGTACCTTGCTGATGATGGTCTCGGCCTTCGCCGGCCGCGAGCGCATCTTCGCCGCCTACGCCCACGCCATTGCCCAGCGCTATCGCTTCTTTTCGTACGGCGATGCGATGTTGTTGTGGGGCAGGGAATCGGGAATCGGGAATGGAGAATCGTAA
- the tgt gene encoding tRNA guanosine(34) transglycosylase Tgt, with product MSRLQFQLQTTDGHARRGRLTFPRGTVETPAFMPVGTYGSVKGILPEQIRALGAEIILGNTFHLYLRPGLDVIGDHGGLHGFARWDGPILTDSGGFQVFSLAHRRKITEQGVTFSSPTDGARVFLGPEESMQIQKVLDSDIVMIFDECTPYPATEEVARRSMELSLRWAQRSRDAHDGLGNDAALFGIVQGGVHPDLRTRSLEGLQGIGFDGYAIGGLAVGEPEHERNAMLEHLHPRLPADRPRYLMGVGRPEDLVEGVARGVDMFDCVMPTRNARNGHYFTSFGTVRIRNAKYERDLDTIEPGCGCHACSSGYTRSYLRHLDRCNEMLAPMLGTLHNLWYYEKLMADMRAAIAAGTFVQFRRSFYAARGATTPPLPGETS from the coding sequence ATGTCCCGACTCCAGTTCCAGCTCCAGACCACCGATGGCCACGCCCGCCGTGGCCGCCTGACCTTTCCGCGCGGGACGGTGGAGACGCCGGCGTTCATGCCGGTGGGTACTTATGGCTCGGTCAAGGGCATCCTGCCGGAGCAGATCCGCGCGCTGGGGGCGGAGATCATCCTGGGCAATACCTTCCACCTGTACCTGCGTCCGGGTCTGGATGTCATCGGCGACCACGGCGGGTTGCACGGGTTTGCGCGCTGGGACGGGCCGATCCTCACCGATTCCGGTGGGTTCCAGGTGTTTTCGCTGGCGCACCGCCGCAAGATCACCGAGCAGGGCGTGACCTTTTCCTCGCCCACCGATGGCGCGCGGGTGTTCCTGGGGCCGGAAGAGAGCATGCAGATCCAGAAGGTGCTCGATTCGGACATCGTGATGATCTTCGACGAGTGCACGCCGTACCCGGCCACCGAGGAGGTGGCGCGGCGCTCGATGGAGCTGAGCCTGCGCTGGGCGCAGCGCTCGCGCGATGCGCACGACGGGCTGGGCAACGATGCAGCGCTGTTCGGCATCGTGCAGGGCGGGGTGCATCCGGACCTGCGCACCCGCTCGCTGGAGGGCCTGCAAGGTATCGGCTTCGACGGCTACGCCATCGGCGGGCTGGCCGTGGGCGAGCCCGAGCACGAGCGCAATGCGATGCTGGAACACCTGCATCCGCGGCTACCGGCCGACCGCCCGCGTTACCTGATGGGCGTGGGCCGGCCGGAAGACCTGGTCGAAGGCGTGGCGCGCGGGGTGGACATGTTCGACTGCGTCATGCCCACCCGTAACGCGCGCAATGGCCACTACTTCACCTCGTTCGGCACCGTGCGCATCCGCAACGCCAAGTACGAACGCGACCTGGATACCATCGAGCCCGGCTGCGGTTGCCATGCCTGCAGCAGCGGCTATACACGCTCGTATCTGCGCCACCTGGACCGCTGTAACGAAATGCTGGCGCCGATGCTGGGCACCCTGCACAACCTCTGGTACTACGAAAAACTGATGGCCGACATGCGCGCGGCGATCGCGGCGGGAACCTTTGTGCAGTTCCGGCGGTCTTTCTATGCGGCACGCGGCGCCACCACGCCGCCGTTGCCGGGGGAAACCAGCTGA